One segment of Bacteroidales bacterium DNA contains the following:
- a CDS encoding TonB family protein — MRSQGRDSIDDMVFENRNKEYGSYRLRKKYYIRVGIGFAVSLTVFLSISLISYWYYNVAGDENIYVASGNSPYLKTVPGSLLTKEELDAYMGRSQKLPQDLPASKPSQSEKNFIITDKPPVEQFIPPPEEPKDASVENDLGGLFVDDSTAFGGFLPGDGSGMGGSGAFDRIPEFSGGNVTLYVEKNLRYPPLALKQKIHGVVIVSFVINKSGKVTNVKVEKGVNPIIDQEAIKTIQNMPPWKPGMMRGKPINFMFRMPINFIPAG, encoded by the coding sequence ATGAGATCTCAGGGAAGAGACAGCATAGATGATATGGTTTTTGAGAACAGGAACAAAGAGTATGGTTCCTACAGGCTCAGAAAAAAATATTATATCCGCGTGGGTATTGGTTTTGCCGTATCACTCACTGTTTTCCTTTCGATCTCACTGATTTCTTACTGGTATTATAATGTGGCTGGCGATGAGAACATTTATGTGGCATCAGGCAATTCACCTTATCTTAAAACTGTGCCCGGATCGCTATTGACAAAAGAAGAGCTGGATGCGTATATGGGGCGGAGTCAGAAGCTTCCACAGGACTTACCTGCAAGCAAACCCTCGCAATCTGAAAAGAATTTTATAATCACGGATAAGCCGCCTGTTGAGCAGTTCATTCCTCCTCCCGAAGAGCCCAAAGATGCCAGCGTGGAAAATGATTTGGGAGGGTTGTTCGTGGATGACAGCACGGCATTTGGCGGATTTCTGCCGGGTGACGGCAGCGGAATGGGAGGAAGCGGGGCATTTGACCGTATACCTGAATTTTCCGGAGGAAATGTAACCCTTTATGTGGAAAAGAATTTACGGTATCCGCCATTGGCTTTAAAGCAGAAAATTCACGGCGTTGTGATTGTCAGTTTCGTCATAAATAAATCGGGTAAAGTAACCAATGTTAAGGTTGAAAAGGGAGTAAATCCGATAATCGACCAGGAAGCCATTAAAACCATTCAGAACATGCCTCCCTGGAAACCCGGCATGATGCGTGGCAAACCAATAAATTTCATGTTCAGAATGCCTATTAATTTCATACCTGCAGGTTGA